The genomic region CACGAACAGCCCCGGCGTCAGCGACGGCGCCACGTAGCAGGCCGCGCCGATGGCCGACTCTTCATCCGCCAGCAGCAGCCGCTCGCGCGCGGGCGCCTTGAGCAGCCGCGCGGGACAGCGCAAGAGCCCGATGGCGCCGGGCAGCAGGTACAAGTCGGACAGCACCCAACGCGGCACGCCGATGCCGCCGAACGCCAGCTGGTTGAGCGTGAGGTATTGCCGCGCGAGCTCCGCGTTGTGCTCCGCCAGCAGGTGCGTCACCGGGATGCCGTACGGCGCCAGGTCCAGTGATGGGACGTGCACGCCGGAGCCCAGCGCCTGCAACGACAACTCCGGAGTCGAAGCGAAGAACGCCTGGGCCTGCGCTGCGAGCTCACCCGCCATCGGCTTCGATGTCCTTGGCCACGACGTCCAACCGGTACTCGGGCGGAAGCGAGATGCGCGAGGCGTCCACCGACGCGCGCGACACGAGGCAGCGCGACGAGCCTCCGCCCTTCTCCGTCAGCTCCGGCATCGGCATGGACACCACGCGCATGCCCAGGCGCTCGAAGGTCTCCACGATGTGCTCGGGCATCACCGTGGGCGCGAGCAGATCCCTGCCCAGCGGCAACCCATTCGTCGCGTAGCGGCGGATGTCCGCCTCCGTCACCCGCACCAGCCGGTTCGCCCCAAAGCGCTGCTCCAGGAGCGCCACCGACTCCGGCGCCATCACGTCCGGGCACACCACCAGCCGGTCCACCGCCGGCAGGGGCAGCACCGCCATGTTCCCGTGGAACGCGGGCTCGCGCACCTGCACGCGCAGCACCTCGCCGGGGAAGGACTTCTGGGCCGCCTCCAGCCCGTCGAGCGTCGTGCGCCCGCCCCAGAACAGCAGCGTCACGCCGTCGAACGTCGCCACGTCGCCGTGCGCCTCCCAGATGCCCACGCCCGGATCCACGACCTCCAGGCCCAGGCGCCGGGCCAGCGGCGTCCAATGGTCACGCTCCGCGAAACGATGCGCGCTCATCATCTTGGGCAGGAGGAACAGCGGGGCCTGGCCCTCGCGCGCCACCACCTGGCCGCACTCGGCCGCGTAGGGCATGCCCGTCAGCGCGTCCGACGGCGAGGGCAGCGCCACCACCGTGCCACCTCGGGACTCGATGTGCCGGGCGAGCGTCAGCCACTCCCGCCGGGCACCACGCGCATCCGCCGGAGCGGCCTCACGGCTGCGGAAGTTCGAACGGCCTCGCAGCGCCCAGCCCCGGCCCGGGGGTGACATCAGGAAGAGGTCCATCATTCCTCGCTTCTAGCCACCGCCCCGGAGCCTCACAACGCATCCGTCTCCAGGCTTGAGAAAACAGTCTGGCAAAATGCAACGCCCGCCTGTCCCCTCTCATTTCCCTCCGAAAGGGGGTTGCCCCACCGCCCCGCGTGCATGGCATCCTCGCGCTTTTTGAGCACAAACGGGGCTGGGGATTCATGCACTTCGAGTTGGCCTTCGTGCTGCTCTTCTCCATCGCGACAGCGGTGGCGATCGCGGCGCGCTACTTCAAGTTTCCGTACACGGTGGCGTTGGTGCTGGCGGGCCTGGGCCTGGGCATCGTGCAGGCCTTTGAACCGCCGCACCTGACGAAGGAGCTGCTGTTCGCGGTCATCCTGCCGGGTCTGCTGTTCGAGGCCGCGTTCCACGTGGACTTCCGCAAGTTCATGAAGAACAAGCTGGCCATCACCTCCATGGCGATTCCGGGCGTGGTGGCGTCCATGGCGCTCACGGCGCTGCTGCTGTCCCCGGCGATGAGTGGGCTGAACGCGCTGGAGGGCTTCGGCCTCATCCACGCGATGGTGTTCGCGTCGCTCATCGTGTCCACGGACCCCATCGCGGTGGTGGGCCTGTTCAAGGCGCTGGGCGCGCCCAAGCGGCTGGCCATCCTGGTGGAGGGTGAGAGCCTGCTCAACGACGGCACCTCCGTGGTGCTCTTCACGCTGGTGGTGAGCGTGGCGGCGGGCCAGGAGTTCACCGTGGGCGGCGCGGTGATGGACTTCATCAAGGTGGCGGGCATGGGCGCCGTCATCGGCGCGGCGGTGGGCTTCGTGGTGGGCAAGGTCATCCTGCGCGTCGAGGACGCCATGGTGGAGATCACCTGCACGGTCATCGCCGCGTACGGGTCCTTCGTGGTGGCGGAGCACTTCCACTACTCGGGCGTCATCGCGGTGGTGGTGGCGGGCATGGTGTGCGGCAACTGGGCGGCCCAGGAGGGCATGGGCCCCACGGTGCGCATCGCGGTGGAGAGCTTCTGGGAGTACCTGGCGTTCGCGCTCAACTCGGTGGTGTTCCTGCTCATCGGCCTGGAGGTGAAGCTGTCGTCGCTGCTCGACTCGTGGCTGCCCATCCTGCTGGCCTACGGAGCGGTGCTGCTGGGCCGCGCGGTGGTCGTCTATGGCGTATCCGGCCTGCTGCGGTTCACGACGGAGAAGCTGCCCTGGAAGTGGAGCGCGGTGCTCACCTGGAGCGGCCTGCGCGGCGCGGTGTCCATGGTGCTGGTGCTCGGTCTTCCGAACGACTTCGCCCACCGCGAGCTGCTGGTGAACATGACTTTCGGCGTGGTGGTGCTGTCCATCATCGTCCAGGGGCTCACCATGGCGCCGGTGCTCAAGGCGCTGGGCATCACCGGCATCAAGGACGTCTACCAGGAGCAGTACGAACTGGCCCGGGGCAAGCTGGGCGCCATCCACGCGGCGCTCGCGTCGTTGGAGACCATGCGCCGCGGCCGGGAGATTCCGGTGGACGTGCTGGAGCCCCTGGAGCGCGACTACCAGCAGAAGGCGCAGGCGGTGGAGCAGCAGCTCACCGCGCTCAAGCAGCAGTCCAACCGCTTCCATGACGAGGAGCAGCAGGAGGCCATCCGCCGCGTCCTCATCGTGGAGAAGGAAGCCCTCTTCAGCGCCTACCAGCAGGGCACGCTCAACAAAGAGGTCTTCGAGCACCTCACCGCGGAGCTGGACGAGCGCATCGCCAAGGCGAAGGACGCGGAGGTCCACGTCCCGGAGGAGGACACCCCCGCGTCCCCGCCGCAGGCCCTGGCCTCCTGAGCGGCCGGAGGAGGGCGGCCCCTCAGCTCGCGCCGCCCTCCACGCGCGACTGGAGCACCGCGCCCAGCACGTCCGCGGTGTCCTCGCGCAGCCGCGACAGGTGCGTGTAGAGCACGTCCTCCACCTGGGCCACCGCCTCCTTCGGCGCGCCCGCCTCGCGCAGCCCCGCCAGCACCGCGTAGGTGGCCACCGCCAGTGGCCCCACGTAGCCGCGCGACTCCTCCCAGAACTCCTCGAAGCACGGCACTGCTTCCCCCTCCACCACGCGCGCCAGCCGCCCCAGGCACGCCTCCCAATAGGCGCGGTGCGCGTCCCGGGCCGCGTCGTCCGCGAACGGGCCCTGGCGCAGCTCCAGCCGCGTGCCGTCCTCCGCGAGGTGGAAGGTCAGCTCCGCCCGGGTGCGTCCCGGCGGCACCGGCCCGCCACCCTCCCAGTCCATCTCCAGCGCCAGGAACCGCCCCGGCTCCACCTGCACGATGCAGCCCACCTGCGAGAACGCACGACCCGCCGGGTCCCTCAGGCCTATCCGGTAGGGCTGGCCCAACGCACCGGGGTCCGGCGCGTGCGTGCGGTAGCAGCCCGGCGGCGCGCCGAACCAGCGGCGGATGAGCGCGGGCTCGGACAAGGCGGGGAACACCGCGTCCGGCGGCGCGGGCAGCTTCCACTCCAGCGTCAGGTCGCTCACGCCCGCACCCCCGAGCGCGTGCGCAGCTCGAAGCGCGGCACGTTCGCCAGCTGCTCCGCGGGCGCGCGGTACTGCTCCACCACCAGGCTGATCCGCGACTCCTGCATCGACTCCGCGCCGGAGGTGATGGCCTCCACCTCATGCAGCAGGTCGCCCCGGAACATCACCAGCGCGTTCTGCTGCGGCGTCAACTCCGCCACCCGACCTCCCCGGTGGTACAGCCGCAGCGCCCCGCCCCGGAGTTCCTTCGGAACCTGGACATACAGCACGCTCACCGCCACCGGGCAGCCGATACTCGGACCGTAGAACTCAAGACTCCGGTCGATGTGCGCCGCGACGTTCCGGCCCTTGCCCACCAGCAGCGGGTTGAGCAGGAACGCGTTGCACTCCGGCAAGAGCGTCTTCGCCAGGTACGGCGCGAACGCCGGGAAGCGCTCGTGGACCTCCGGCAGCGCGTCCCGGCGGAACGTCAGCGAGAAGCCGTACGTGCCAGAGAACTGCCCCGACAGGTTCGACTCACCCAGGAGCGACGAGCCCAGGATGGCCGAGCGGATGGAGGCCATCGTCTCCTCGGGGAGGACGTCCGGAGTGCGGTGGAAGAAGGTGTCGAGCCGGAAGGCTCCACCCCACGGTGGCTGGAAGCGCATGGCCCCGGAGTCTATCCACCCACGCCGCGCTGCCCCATCCCTCGCCGTCACTCGGGCGGAAGCCCTCCACGCCCCACGCGCAACACAACGCGTCAACCCCTGACAACACGGCGCGTCAGGGATGATATCAATTTCGCTTATTTATCAGTTATCAGGCCTAAGTCGAATTCTCCGACATCCCACCTTGCGGCTCCCAGGCGTTCAGACTTTCTTCGGACAAGCTACGAAGTCCCCTTCGCAGCGCTCGCCGTCCCACGCCCCATCCACCCCCACAATGGAGTTGCAACCATGAGCCGAAGCAGACTCACGGGAATCGCGCTCGCATTCCTGGCCGTCAGTTGTCTGGCGGTTCCCTCCGCAGAAGCCGCCACGTATGGCGTTACGCCGTCGGGCTCATCCGCCGTCTTCTACGTCGACACGACGGATTGGGCGGACATCCACTACAAGCTCAACGACGGCTTGCAGCAGAACATCCGCATGGCGGTGACGGGAGGCCGCAACCAGTACACCGTCACGGGCCTGAGCAACGGGAACTACATCGACTATTTCTTTACGTACTGGGACGTGTCCTGCAACTGCGCGAAGGACACGGCCTGGACGCGCTACACGCATACCGGCACGGGCGGTGGCACGGACGCGGGCACGGGCACGCCTGACTCCGGCACGGGCACTCCCGACGCCGGCCCTCCGCCCAACGGCGACGCGGGCCCGGTGGTGCCGCTGTTCACCAGCGCCACGGCGCTGGAGCCGGCCACGGTGGAGAACACCTCCGCGGCCATCATCACCCGCGTGGGCGACCGCGTTCGCGACCGCCACATGCGCGAGGACATGTACCAGGCGTACGACCACTACCTGAAGCTGTACTTCGAGAAGCGCACGCACTGGATTGAAATCGTGGACGAGGTCGCCAAGGGCGGCAGCGTCATCACGGTGAACCTGTACACGATTTATCCGTATGACTCGCCGGACTTCCGCGCGTTCTTCCGCGGCCTCAACACGGTGGCCGAGTACTTCCACAACGCGGACTTCGTGAAGGTGAACGACTACAAGTACACGTCGTCGGTGAACTTCAACGCCAAGGAAGGCCGCGCCATCCGCGTGGGTGACCGGATGGAGATGGAGATTGGCGTGTTCCTCCAGGCGCCGGTGGAAGGCCGCTTCAACTACTACTCCACGGGCATGCTCTACATCGTGGGCCAGGGCGGCATCGTGCCCTTCGAGGGCCAGGGCGGCATCCGCGACTCCTTCCCGCTGCCGGACAAGGCCTGGGCGGGCGGCCGCACCACGCTGCACACGCCGTTCTCCAACGAGCCGGACAACCGCTTCCTGCAGATGGCCACCAACATGGCGCCGGTGAACGCGCAGCCCTTCGTGGAAGGTCGCCGCCTGCACCACACGAACTTCCGCGACGGCACCCACTCCGAGCCGGACAACCCCATCTTCAGCGCGCACGCGAACAAGCTGGGCAACAACTACGTCAACGTGGCCTGCATCTCCTGCCACAAGCAGAACGGCCGCGGCCTGCCGCCCACCACCACGAACACCACGCTGGACAACTACGTGGTGAAGGTGGGCAAGGTGAACGGCAGCACCGTGACGGTGGACCCCGCGCTGGGCTTCCGTCTGCAGCCGCGCGCGGTCAGCGGCACGCCGGAGGCGGACGTGCGCATCGGCAGCTGGACGACGACGGCGAGCGGCACGCTGCCCGGCGGTACGGCGTACAGCCTGCGCAAGCCCAACTACAGCTTCCTCAACGTGACGCCGACGAACTTCTCCGCGCGCATCACGCCGCAGCTGGTGGGCATGGGCCTGCTGGAGGCGGTGCCGGAGACGCAGATTGCCGGCCTGGCGGACCCGAACGACGCGAACGGCGACGGCATCTCCGGCCGCATGCAGACGGTGAAGGACCCGGAGACGGGCGTCACCCGCATGGGCCGCTTCGGCTGGAAGGCCGGCACGGCGCGCGTGAAGCACCAGGTGGCCGAGGCGCTCAACAGCGACATGGGCGTGACGACGAACGTGTTCAAGACGCAGGACTGCGGCTCGGCGCAGCAGGGCTGCGCGGGCACGAGCACGGAGCTGGCCGACAGCGAGCTGGACAAGATGACCCGCTACATCGCCCTGCTGGGCGTCCCCGCGCGCCGCGACCACTCGGACGCGACGGCGATGCAGGGTGAGACGGTGTTCACCAACGCGGGCTGCGCGAAGTGCCACGCGCCCACGCTGACCACCAGCCAGTACAGCGCGATGAACGAGTTCCGCAGCCAGACCATCCGTCCGTACACGGACCTGCTGCTGCACGACATGGGCGCGGGCCTGGCGGACAACCTGCCGGAAGGCCAGGCCTCCGGCGCCGAGTGGCGCACGGCTCCGCTCTGGGGCATTGGCCTGACGGCGGGCGTGTCCGGCGGTGAGGCGTACCTGCACGACGGCCGCGCGCGCAACGTCACCGAGGCCATCCTCTGGCACGGCGGCGAGGGCGAGGCCTCCAAGCAGGCCTTCGTGAACCTCAGCGCAGCGGACCGCAACGCGCTGCTGAAGTTCGTCAACTCGCTGTAAGGCAGCAGGCCGGTTTCAAACACAGACGCCGGGCGGGAGGGGTCATCCGTACCCCTCGCGTCCGGCGTCATGTCGTTCCAGGGGAGCGGATGTCGCGCTCCGCACGGTGGGACCACATCGCCGGATGCCACCTGACACCCCGGGTGGGCCAGACGACTGCGCACGGGAGCACGGTCGGCGTCCGTGATGCGCAATGGCAGACATGTGCGGTGGAGTCCCCACTCCCGGCCTCATGAAGCGTTCCGACCTTTCCGGTGTCCCTTTTCCCGGAGAACGCCCATGGAGCATCGTCCCGCCCCTCCGCCGCCGCTTTCCGACAGTGAACTCCAGGTGGAGGCCGTGGCCTTCATGGATGCACGGGGACACTGGCTGACCGCCGTCGCGGCGCGGCGGGTGGCGGCGGTGCGCGAGTTCTTCCGGCAACACGCCCACCTGCGGCGCGACTTCCTCCGGGAGCGGGCGGAGGAGGAGCGCCGGGAAGGGCGGCTCGCGCTGGAGCTGTTCTCCCGCGCGGTCCAGCGCGTCCGGTGGCTGCTCACCACCGGCGAGGAGCCCATCACGCGCATTCA from Corallococcus exiguus harbors:
- a CDS encoding dimethylarginine dimethylaminohydrolase family protein, whose product is MMDLFLMSPPGRGWALRGRSNFRSREAAPADARGARREWLTLARHIESRGGTVVALPSPSDALTGMPYAAECGQVVAREGQAPLFLLPKMMSAHRFAERDHWTPLARRLGLEVVDPGVGIWEAHGDVATFDGVTLLFWGGRTTLDGLEAAQKSFPGEVLRVQVREPAFHGNMAVLPLPAVDRLVVCPDVMAPESVALLEQRFGANRLVRVTEADIRRYATNGLPLGRDLLAPTVMPEHIVETFERLGMRVVSMPMPELTEKGGGSSRCLVSRASVDASRISLPPEYRLDVVAKDIEADGG
- a CDS encoding SRPBCC family protein; translated protein: MSDLTLEWKLPAPPDAVFPALSEPALIRRWFGAPPGCYRTHAPDPGALGQPYRIGLRDPAGRAFSQVGCIVQVEPGRFLALEMDWEGGGPVPPGRTRAELTFHLAEDGTRLELRQGPFADDAARDAHRAYWEACLGRLARVVEGEAVPCFEEFWEESRGYVGPLAVATYAVLAGLREAGAPKEAVAQVEDVLYTHLSRLREDTADVLGAVLQSRVEGGAS
- a CDS encoding di-heme oxidoreductase family protein, with translation MSRSRLTGIALAFLAVSCLAVPSAEAATYGVTPSGSSAVFYVDTTDWADIHYKLNDGLQQNIRMAVTGGRNQYTVTGLSNGNYIDYFFTYWDVSCNCAKDTAWTRYTHTGTGGGTDAGTGTPDSGTGTPDAGPPPNGDAGPVVPLFTSATALEPATVENTSAAIITRVGDRVRDRHMREDMYQAYDHYLKLYFEKRTHWIEIVDEVAKGGSVITVNLYTIYPYDSPDFRAFFRGLNTVAEYFHNADFVKVNDYKYTSSVNFNAKEGRAIRVGDRMEMEIGVFLQAPVEGRFNYYSTGMLYIVGQGGIVPFEGQGGIRDSFPLPDKAWAGGRTTLHTPFSNEPDNRFLQMATNMAPVNAQPFVEGRRLHHTNFRDGTHSEPDNPIFSAHANKLGNNYVNVACISCHKQNGRGLPPTTTNTTLDNYVVKVGKVNGSTVTVDPALGFRLQPRAVSGTPEADVRIGSWTTTASGTLPGGTAYSLRKPNYSFLNVTPTNFSARITPQLVGMGLLEAVPETQIAGLADPNDANGDGISGRMQTVKDPETGVTRMGRFGWKAGTARVKHQVAEALNSDMGVTTNVFKTQDCGSAQQGCAGTSTELADSELDKMTRYIALLGVPARRDHSDATAMQGETVFTNAGCAKCHAPTLTTSQYSAMNEFRSQTIRPYTDLLLHDMGAGLADNLPEGQASGAEWRTAPLWGIGLTAGVSGGEAYLHDGRARNVTEAILWHGGEGEASKQAFVNLSAADRNALLKFVNSL
- a CDS encoding Na+/H+ antiporter; this translates as MHFELAFVLLFSIATAVAIAARYFKFPYTVALVLAGLGLGIVQAFEPPHLTKELLFAVILPGLLFEAAFHVDFRKFMKNKLAITSMAIPGVVASMALTALLLSPAMSGLNALEGFGLIHAMVFASLIVSTDPIAVVGLFKALGAPKRLAILVEGESLLNDGTSVVLFTLVVSVAAGQEFTVGGAVMDFIKVAGMGAVIGAAVGFVVGKVILRVEDAMVEITCTVIAAYGSFVVAEHFHYSGVIAVVVAGMVCGNWAAQEGMGPTVRIAVESFWEYLAFALNSVVFLLIGLEVKLSSLLDSWLPILLAYGAVLLGRAVVVYGVSGLLRFTTEKLPWKWSAVLTWSGLRGAVSMVLVLGLPNDFAHRELLVNMTFGVVVLSIIVQGLTMAPVLKALGITGIKDVYQEQYELARGKLGAIHAALASLETMRRGREIPVDVLEPLERDYQQKAQAVEQQLTALKQQSNRFHDEEQQEAIRRVLIVEKEALFSAYQQGTLNKEVFEHLTAELDERIAKAKDAEVHVPEEDTPASPPQALAS
- a CDS encoding 2OG-Fe(II) oxygenase gives rise to the protein MRFQPPWGGAFRLDTFFHRTPDVLPEETMASIRSAILGSSLLGESNLSGQFSGTYGFSLTFRRDALPEVHERFPAFAPYLAKTLLPECNAFLLNPLLVGKGRNVAAHIDRSLEFYGPSIGCPVAVSVLYVQVPKELRGGALRLYHRGGRVAELTPQQNALVMFRGDLLHEVEAITSGAESMQESRISLVVEQYRAPAEQLANVPRFELRTRSGVRA